tttataaaattgaCTGGGTAAATTAGTTTGTACTTGAATGAAAAAAGAGAGGTTATATTTCATCCAAATTGGAactattatacatatatatatatcttatttaTACATTTTAGAGAACATTTCATCAACATATACTTTGTAATTGTCATATTGAAAGATACGGAATGACAAATGATAATAATCCTTCAAATTGTGTAAACAATTCACCAATATCTATTAAACCATCAATGGATAGATTGCCAAAATGTTCTATAACAGATTTTTATTACTTGTTGCGTTTATTTATATCTGAATTAATTGGTACTGGGACATTATGTTTTGTTGCTGTATTATATAGTTTTCCACCAACTACCAATCCAGTATCTGATtgtattattgtattttttaCATTTTCTTGGATTGTATGGATATTTGGACCGATAAGTGGAGCACAAATTAATCCAATAGTAACTATTGCATTCTTTATTACaagaaaaataacaataatccaTACTATCCTATTTATAATATCACAATTAGTTGGTGCAATTTTAGGCGCATTTATAGCTAGAAGTTTATTGCCTAATGATTTAtcacaattaaataaaattggTTTAGTTATGAAAAATCCATTAATATCACAAGGTAACGCTGTTGGATTTGAACTTTTTGGTGGATTTGCAATTGTATTAGCTATTCTAGCTACAACTGATGAATTTCGTCCAAATATATGGACAGCTGGATTATTTACTAGTTTACCATTTCAAATGGGAGTTGTTCATGCCTTATTAGTTGGAATATTAGTAAgctatttaataatttatattatttataaattgttcACGATAATTGTATTCAATTGTAGCCTGTCATACTAATAGTATTTTTGAAATCATATCACTTAAATAttgttttcatataaaatgaaaaacagtCTAGAAAACAGGTAAGTTTGTATGCTTATAAAACTAGATGTCATCTTGTAGACTAAAAATGGCATGTTtcctgataatcttcatcttcttattacattatcgaaattgaCATGTTTTACTTCATGTGTAAAAGATTTTACTTTTAAACTATACAAACCACAAATTAACTGATTCGGAACGGTACCGTCTACAGAAAATTGTTAATACCGAACAGTAACCAATTttattgttacttacttacttacttacacctgttgttcccaatggagcataggccaccgaccagcattctccaacccactctgtcctgggcccccatagtaggttgttgctgatcgtgtttggccaacggatccgaattattttgcgtagacaactgttaat
The genomic region above belongs to Schistosoma haematobium chromosome 2, whole genome shotgun sequence and contains:
- the AQP1 gene encoding aquaporin-like protein (EggNog:ENOG410V8SR~COG:P) gives rise to the protein MTNDNNPSNCVNNSPISIKPSMDRLPKCSITDFYYLLRLFISELIGTGTLCFVAVLYSFPPTTNPVSDCIIVFFTFSWIVWIFGPISGAQINPIVTIAFFITRKITIIHTILFIISQLVGAILGAFIARSLLPNDLSQLNKIGLVMKNPLISQGNAVGFELFGGFAIVLAILATTDEFRPNIWTAGLFTSLPFQMGVVHALLVGILARYSGAGLNPARCLGTAVVANDFTDLWVYLVGPLCGSLIAVILYEVVLSHGVSLHRLKAWLTSPNFDRNVDYTSRNEVFSD